GCCTCGACGAATACCGGGAGCCCAAGCACGTCTGGCAGAACATCCAACCCCGGCCGCAGCACTGGTTCCGCGGCTGAACGCCGAAAAGAGGCCGATCGTGACCCCAGCCCAGACCGAGGTGTCGCAGCGGCGCGACACGTCCCAGGACCTCCAGGACCGCACCCCGGTCATCTCCGTGCGCCGGCTGTGGAAGGTGTTCGGGCCGAAGGCCGACCAGGTGCCGGACTCCGCGGAGCTGTGCGGACTCACCCGCCGCGAGCTGATGGACCGCACCGGATGCACCGCCGCCGTCCGGGATGTGAACTTCGAGGTCTCGCCGGGCGAGGTCTTCGTCGTCATGGGCCTGTCCGGCTCGGGCAAGTCCACCCTGGTGCGATGTCTGACCCGGCTGATCGAACCCACCGCCGGCGAGGTCGTCTTCGAGGGCGAGGACATCCGTGGCGCCGACCCCGGGCGGCTGCGCGAACTGCGGCGCAGCAAGTTCTCCATGGTCTTCCAGCACTTCGGTCTGCTGCCGCACCGCAAGGTCGTCGACAACGTGGCGTTCGGCCTGGAGATCCGGGGCATGGGCAAGGCCGAGCGCACCAGGAAGGCCCTCGAGGTCGTCGAACTGGTGGGCCTCGCCGGATACGAGAACTCCTACCCCGACCAGCTCTCCGGTGGCATGCAGCAGCGCGTCGGCCTCGCCCGCGCCCTCGCCGGCGACCCCGACGTCCTCTTCTTCGACGAGCCGTTCTCGGCGCTCGACCCGCTGATCCGCCGTGACATGCAGAGCGAGGTCATCCGCCTGCACCACGAGGTCGGCAAGACGATGGTGTTCATCACCCACGACCTGTCCGAGGCCCTGAAGCTGGGCGACCGCATCCTGATCATGCGCGACGGCAAGATGGTGCAGTGCGGCACCGGCGACGAACTGGTCGGCGCCCCCGCCGACGACTATGTACGCGACTTCGTCAAGGACGTACCGCGCGGTGGCGTGCTCACCCTGCGCTGGATCATGCGCCCGCCCCAGCCCGAAGACGCCCTCGACGGGCCCGAGTTGGGTCCGGACGTCGTCGTGCGCGAGGCCACCCGGGCGGTGCTGGCGGCAGACAAGCCGGTCAAGGTGGTCGAGGGCGGCAAGCTGCTCGGCATCGTCGGCGACGAGGAGATCCTCTCCGTCGTCGCCGGGCAGGAAGGCGGTGCGTGATGGCCGTCGCCGCCGACGCGACCGCGCCGGTCGCGACCCTGCGCCGTAAGGTCAGCCGCCCCAAGGCGGTGGCGGGGATCCTGATCGCCTGGCTGGTGCTCTTCGCCGTACTGCGCGGCCGGCAGACGCTGGCCCTCGCGGCGGCC
The genomic region above belongs to Streptomyces sp. CG1 and contains:
- a CDS encoding glycine betaine/L-proline ABC transporter ATP-binding protein, whose product is MTPAQTEVSQRRDTSQDLQDRTPVISVRRLWKVFGPKADQVPDSAELCGLTRRELMDRTGCTAAVRDVNFEVSPGEVFVVMGLSGSGKSTLVRCLTRLIEPTAGEVVFEGEDIRGADPGRLRELRRSKFSMVFQHFGLLPHRKVVDNVAFGLEIRGMGKAERTRKALEVVELVGLAGYENSYPDQLSGGMQQRVGLARALAGDPDVLFFDEPFSALDPLIRRDMQSEVIRLHHEVGKTMVFITHDLSEALKLGDRILIMRDGKMVQCGTGDELVGAPADDYVRDFVKDVPRGGVLTLRWIMRPPQPEDALDGPELGPDVVVREATRAVLAADKPVKVVEGGKLLGIVGDEEILSVVAGQEGGA